In one window of Thermus aquaticus DNA:
- a CDS encoding helix-turn-helix domain-containing protein, with product MTQARETVSFKPGEVILYPGRPGPRDRAYRVLSGLVRLEAVDEEGNALTLRLVPPGGYFGEEALFGLERGYFAEAVTGVVLEALPKEPSPEEMRALAQHLAEALARAYRRIESLATQRLKNRMAAAILELAATPLAREEEGVIVLHATHDELAAAVGSVRETVTKVIGELAREGYIRSGYGKIVLKDPEGLKTLAQSKGDGR from the coding sequence ATGACCCAGGCCCGCGAAACGGTGAGCTTCAAGCCCGGCGAGGTCATCCTCTACCCCGGCCGCCCCGGTCCCCGGGACCGGGCCTACAGGGTGCTTTCAGGCCTGGTCCGCCTCGAGGCCGTGGACGAGGAGGGCAACGCCCTGACCCTGCGCCTGGTGCCCCCGGGAGGCTACTTCGGGGAGGAGGCCCTTTTCGGCCTGGAGCGGGGCTACTTCGCCGAGGCGGTGACGGGGGTGGTCCTGGAGGCCCTGCCCAAGGAGCCCTCCCCCGAGGAGATGCGGGCCTTGGCCCAGCACCTGGCGGAGGCCCTGGCCCGCGCCTACCGCCGCATTGAGAGCCTGGCCACCCAGCGCCTCAAGAACCGCATGGCGGCGGCCATTCTGGAGCTGGCCGCCACGCCGCTAGCCCGGGAGGAGGAAGGGGTCATCGTCCTCCACGCCACCCACGACGAGCTGGCCGCCGCCGTGGGCAGCGTGCGGGAGACGGTCACCAAGGTGATCGGGGAGCTCGCCCGGGAGGGGTACATCCGCTCCGGCTACGGCAAGATCGTCCTCAAGGACCCGGAGGGCCTGAAGACCCTGGCCCAAAGCAAAGGCGACGGCCGCTAG
- the cutA gene encoding divalent-cation tolerance protein CutA, with the protein MEEVVLITAPNQEVAKTIARALVEERLAACVNLVPGLTSVYRWQGEVVEDQEVLLIVKTTTFAFPRLKERVLALHPYTMPEIIALPIAEGHGAYLSWLRENVG; encoded by the coding sequence ATGGAAGAGGTGGTCCTGATCACCGCCCCCAACCAGGAGGTGGCCAAGACCATCGCCCGGGCCCTGGTGGAGGAGCGCCTGGCGGCCTGCGTGAACCTGGTCCCCGGCCTCACCTCCGTCTACCGCTGGCAGGGGGAGGTGGTGGAGGACCAGGAGGTGCTCCTCATCGTCAAGACCACCACCTTCGCCTTCCCCAGGCTTAAAGAGCGGGTCCTCGCCCTCCACCCCTACACCATGCCCGAGATCATCGCCCTCCCCATCGCCGAGGGGCACGGGGCCTATCTCTCCTGGCTCCGGGAGAACGTGGGATGA
- the gyrA gene encoding DNA gyrase subunit A, which produces MAQVLPVEITEELKQSFINYAMSVIVDRALPDVRDGLKPVQRRILFAAYQEGVLPGRKHVKSAKIVGEVMGKYHPHGDAAIYDALARLAQPWNLRYPLIDGQGNFGSIDGDPPAAQRYTEARLSPIGAEMLQDMDKETVDFRPNYDGSLKEPEVLPAAIPNLLVNGSSGIAVGMATSLPPHNLAEVVDALVAMIDNPGITLEEVMAHLPGPDFPTGGRLSRKGIKEAYATGRGSLKVRAKVRVEEKGSRPMLVVTEIPYQVNKAGLIAQIAALVKAKKIEDIVALRDESDRQGLRIAIELKRGANPQVVLNQLYKHTALQSSFTVNLLAIVEGEPRVLSLLDLMRHYLDHRKEVVRRRSLFDLKKAEERAHILEGLLIALDHIDEVIALIRASEDAPAARRGLMERFGLSEAQAQAILDMRLQRLVALEREKLLEEYRGLMEEIARLKAILEDEGRLWGEVKRELLRVKEKYGDARRTLLTEFEESFNPEDLIEDEPMVITLTAQGFLKRLPLEAYRAQGRGGKGLMAGKTKEEDEATHVFVADAHDDLLVFSNRGRVYRLKVYDLPEMGRQARGVHVKTLLPLAEEEEVAALLAVRGLEGEGYLVFATERGLVKRTALKEYANLGAGGLIAIRLLEGDRLVGVALSDPEDEAILATAEGQAIRFPLEEVRATGRDTQGVVGIRFKKPQDRVVSLVTVKPGEMVDLLSVSTRGYGKRTPLSEYPPQGRGGMGVITYAVSARVGRLAALLKVRGTEDLLVLSKKGLTLRTPVAEIRQYSRATAGVKVMNLPEEDEIASAFVVEEEK; this is translated from the coding sequence ATGGCCCAGGTTCTGCCTGTAGAAATCACCGAGGAGCTCAAGCAAAGCTTCATCAACTACGCCATGTCCGTCATCGTGGACCGGGCCCTGCCCGACGTTCGCGACGGGCTCAAGCCGGTCCAGAGGCGCATCCTCTTCGCCGCCTACCAGGAGGGGGTCCTCCCGGGGCGCAAGCACGTGAAGAGCGCCAAGATCGTGGGCGAGGTCATGGGCAAGTACCACCCCCACGGGGACGCCGCCATCTACGACGCCCTGGCCCGCCTGGCCCAGCCCTGGAACCTCCGCTACCCCCTCATTGACGGCCAGGGCAACTTCGGCTCCATAGACGGGGACCCCCCGGCGGCCCAGCGCTACACCGAGGCCAGGCTGTCGCCCATCGGGGCGGAGATGCTCCAGGACATGGACAAGGAGACGGTGGACTTCCGCCCCAACTACGATGGCTCCCTTAAGGAGCCCGAGGTCCTGCCCGCCGCCATCCCCAACCTTCTGGTGAACGGCTCAAGCGGCATCGCCGTGGGCATGGCCACCAGCCTCCCGCCCCACAACCTCGCCGAGGTGGTGGACGCCCTGGTGGCCATGATTGACAATCCCGGGATCACCCTCGAGGAGGTCATGGCCCACCTGCCGGGCCCCGACTTCCCCACAGGGGGCAGGCTCTCGCGAAAGGGCATCAAGGAGGCCTACGCCACGGGCCGGGGAAGCCTCAAGGTCCGGGCCAAGGTCCGGGTGGAGGAGAAGGGCTCTAGGCCCATGCTGGTGGTCACCGAGATTCCCTACCAGGTCAACAAGGCGGGCCTCATCGCCCAGATCGCCGCCCTGGTCAAGGCCAAGAAGATTGAGGACATCGTGGCCCTCCGGGACGAGTCCGACCGCCAGGGCCTCCGCATCGCCATTGAGCTCAAGCGGGGGGCCAACCCCCAGGTGGTCCTCAACCAGCTCTACAAGCACACCGCCCTCCAGTCCTCCTTCACCGTGAACCTCCTGGCCATCGTGGAGGGCGAGCCCCGGGTCCTCTCCCTCCTAGACCTCATGCGCCACTACCTGGACCACCGCAAGGAGGTGGTCCGGCGCCGGAGCCTCTTTGACCTCAAGAAGGCCGAGGAGAGGGCCCACATCCTGGAGGGCCTCCTCATCGCCCTGGACCACATTGACGAGGTCATCGCCCTGATCCGGGCCTCCGAGGACGCCCCCGCCGCCAGGCGGGGCCTCATGGAGCGCTTCGGCCTCTCCGAGGCCCAGGCCCAGGCCATCCTGGACATGCGCCTCCAGCGCCTGGTGGCCCTGGAGCGGGAGAAGCTTTTGGAAGAATACCGGGGGCTCATGGAGGAGATCGCCCGCCTCAAGGCCATCCTGGAGGACGAAGGCCGCCTCTGGGGCGAGGTCAAGCGGGAGCTCCTCAGAGTCAAGGAAAAGTACGGGGACGCAAGGCGCACCCTCCTCACCGAGTTTGAGGAGAGCTTCAACCCCGAGGACCTCATTGAGGACGAGCCCATGGTCATCACCCTCACCGCCCAGGGCTTCCTGAAGCGCCTTCCCCTGGAGGCCTATAGGGCCCAGGGGCGGGGCGGCAAGGGCCTCATGGCGGGCAAGACCAAGGAGGAGGACGAGGCCACCCACGTCTTCGTGGCCGACGCCCACGATGACCTCCTCGTCTTCAGCAACCGGGGCCGGGTCTACCGCCTCAAGGTCTACGACCTGCCGGAGATGGGCCGCCAGGCCCGGGGAGTCCACGTGAAGACCCTCCTGCCCCTCGCCGAGGAGGAGGAGGTGGCGGCTCTTTTGGCCGTGCGGGGCCTCGAGGGGGAGGGCTACCTGGTCTTCGCCACCGAGCGGGGCCTGGTCAAGCGCACCGCCCTCAAGGAGTACGCCAACCTGGGAGCGGGCGGCCTCATCGCCATCCGGCTTCTGGAGGGGGACCGCCTGGTGGGCGTGGCCCTCTCCGACCCCGAGGACGAGGCCATCCTGGCCACGGCCGAGGGCCAGGCCATCCGCTTCCCCCTGGAGGAGGTGCGGGCCACGGGCCGGGACACCCAAGGCGTGGTGGGCATTCGCTTTAAGAAGCCCCAGGACCGGGTGGTCTCCCTGGTCACGGTGAAACCCGGGGAGATGGTGGACCTCCTTTCGGTGAGCACCCGGGGCTACGGCAAGCGCACCCCCCTCAGCGAGTACCCCCCGCAGGGCCGGGGAGGGATGGGGGTCATCACCTACGCCGTCTCCGCCAGGGTGGGCCGCCTGGCCGCCCTCCTCAAGGTGCGGGGCACGGAGGACCTTCTGGTCCTCTCCAAAAAGGGCCTCACCCTCCGCACCCCTGTGGCCGAGATCCGCCAGTACTCCCGGGCCACGGCGGGGGTCAAGGTCATGAACCTTCCCGAGGAGGACGAGATCGCCAGCGCCTTCGTGGTGGAGGAGGAGAAGTAG
- the aroQ gene encoding type II 3-dehydroquinate dehydratase, translating into MVLILNGPNLNLLGRREPELYGRTTLEELEALCEAWGAELGLGVVFRQSNYEGQLIDWVQQAHEEGFLAIVLNPGALTHYSYALLDAIKAQPLPVVEVHLTNLHAREPFRQHSVTAAACRGIVSGFGPLSYKLALAYLAEVLEVG; encoded by the coding sequence ATGGTCCTGATCCTGAACGGCCCCAACCTGAACCTCCTGGGAAGGCGGGAGCCCGAGCTTTACGGAAGGACCACCCTGGAGGAGCTGGAGGCCCTCTGCGAGGCCTGGGGGGCGGAGCTGGGCCTGGGCGTGGTCTTCCGCCAGAGCAACTACGAGGGCCAGCTCATAGACTGGGTCCAGCAGGCCCACGAGGAGGGCTTTTTGGCCATCGTCCTGAACCCCGGGGCCCTCACCCACTACTCCTACGCCCTCTTGGACGCCATCAAGGCCCAGCCCCTTCCCGTGGTGGAGGTCCACCTCACCAACCTCCACGCCCGGGAGCCCTTCCGCCAGCACTCGGTGACCGCCGCCGCCTGCCGGGGCATCGTCTCCGGCTTCGGCCCCCTCTCCTATAAGCTGGCCCTGGCCTACCTGGCCGAGGTCCTGGAGGTGGGGTAG
- a CDS encoding LysM peptidoglycan-binding domain-containing M23 family metallopeptidase — protein sequence MRLFALVLLLSFALAQTHVVAPGETLFAIAKRYGTTVEELARLNGLKDPSRIRAGQVLRVRPVAEMSLPKGRLWYTHPVQGRAFGLRVEGYGGGEAFFLEGRYPLFREGERLWGLVPVGALVEPGAYPLRLLLDGAEVNLTLQVAPGGYAKEVLALSQDLEALLKDPGLKAEREKVVAACPKEGPLRLQGPFVKPLEGRITSAFGTRRQYGTLFTSYHEGLDFAAPLKTPVRAVAKGRVVLSERLRVRGEAVILAHGPGLCTGYWHLAERRVRVGEEVQAGRGIGLLGSTGLSTGPHLHLEVRLFGVPVDPAPFFAGLPLP from the coding sequence ATGCGCCTTTTCGCCCTGGTCCTTCTCCTCTCCTTTGCCCTGGCCCAGACCCACGTGGTGGCCCCCGGAGAGACCCTCTTCGCCATCGCCAAGCGTTACGGCACCACGGTGGAGGAGCTGGCCCGCCTGAACGGCCTGAAGGACCCAAGCCGCATCCGGGCCGGGCAGGTCCTCCGGGTGCGCCCGGTGGCCGAGATGAGCCTGCCCAAGGGGCGGCTCTGGTACACCCACCCCGTCCAGGGGCGGGCCTTCGGCCTCAGGGTGGAGGGGTATGGCGGGGGCGAGGCCTTCTTCCTGGAGGGGCGCTACCCCCTCTTCCGCGAGGGGGAGAGGCTTTGGGGCCTGGTTCCGGTGGGGGCCCTGGTGGAGCCCGGGGCCTACCCCCTTAGGCTTCTTCTGGACGGGGCGGAGGTGAACCTCACCCTCCAGGTGGCCCCGGGCGGGTACGCCAAGGAGGTCCTTGCCCTCTCCCAGGACCTCGAGGCCCTCCTCAAGGACCCGGGCCTCAAGGCGGAGCGGGAGAAGGTGGTGGCCGCCTGCCCCAAGGAGGGCCCTTTACGCCTTCAGGGGCCTTTCGTGAAGCCCCTGGAGGGGCGCATCACCAGCGCCTTCGGCACCCGGAGGCAGTACGGCACCCTCTTCACCTCCTACCACGAGGGCCTGGACTTCGCCGCGCCCCTTAAGACCCCGGTGCGGGCCGTGGCCAAAGGCCGGGTGGTCCTCTCCGAGAGGCTTAGGGTGCGGGGGGAGGCGGTGATCCTGGCCCACGGGCCTGGGCTTTGCACCGGGTACTGGCACCTCGCCGAAAGAAGGGTGCGGGTGGGGGAGGAGGTCCAGGCGGGGAGGGGCATCGGCCTTCTGGGGAGCACGGGGCTTTCCACCGGGCCCCACCTGCACCTGGAGGTGCGCCTCTTTGGGGTGCCCGTGGACCCGGCCCCCTTCTTCGCCGGCCTGCCCCTACCCTAG
- a CDS encoding class I SAM-dependent RNA methyltransferase: MRVVVEKLVPGGYGLARTAEGAVLVRGGLPGEEVEGRPARRKGALFLEEVRLLKPRPDRYPHPLPPSADLPLVYEAQLPLKEGLVAEALERIAKLSFPLSPIRPSPRALGYRTAAQYARHPLGGLAYRLPESQALVRVEEDPLLAEPLAWAFALLKAWPLPVEEIALRGSLLEGKVLLGLIGGSPEALKRPAKALVQEGFAGVVWAEPSPKGRFRGRVRPLQGETTLLEAFGPITATVSLESFAQVNPLAAGRLLEEARDLVQGGERALELYAGSGLLSLLLAPRFQEVVAVEISKEAVRRGERDKARLGVENVRFHREDAREARRFGRFDLVVLDPPRAGLSEEVRAYLLQSRPKEVLYIACDPATWARDVGELVRGGYELAFARPYDFFPFTHHVEVLSLLRLG; encoded by the coding sequence GTGAGGGTGGTTGTGGAGAAGCTGGTCCCGGGCGGCTACGGCCTGGCCCGCACGGCGGAAGGGGCGGTCCTGGTCCGAGGAGGGCTTCCCGGCGAGGAGGTGGAGGGGAGGCCCGCGCGCCGCAAGGGGGCCCTCTTCCTGGAGGAGGTGCGCCTCCTGAAGCCCCGCCCCGACCGCTACCCCCACCCCCTCCCCCCCTCCGCCGACCTCCCCCTGGTCTACGAGGCCCAGCTCCCCCTCAAGGAGGGCCTGGTGGCGGAGGCCCTGGAGCGCATCGCCAAGCTCTCCTTCCCCCTAAGCCCCATCCGGCCTTCCCCCAGGGCCCTGGGCTACCGCACCGCCGCCCAGTACGCCCGCCACCCCCTAGGGGGGCTCGCCTACCGCCTGCCGGAAAGCCAGGCCCTCGTCCGGGTGGAGGAGGACCCCCTCTTGGCCGAGCCCTTGGCCTGGGCTTTCGCCCTTCTCAAGGCCTGGCCCCTCCCGGTGGAGGAGATCGCCCTGAGGGGAAGCCTCCTGGAGGGGAAGGTCCTCCTGGGCCTCATCGGGGGCTCGCCCGAGGCCCTAAAGAGGCCCGCCAAGGCCCTGGTCCAGGAGGGCTTCGCCGGGGTGGTCTGGGCCGAGCCTTCCCCCAAGGGGCGCTTCCGGGGTCGGGTCCGCCCCCTTCAGGGGGAGACCACGCTCCTCGAGGCCTTCGGCCCCATCACGGCCACGGTGAGCCTGGAGAGCTTCGCCCAGGTGAACCCCCTGGCGGCGGGGCGCCTTCTGGAGGAGGCCCGGGACCTGGTCCAGGGGGGCGAGAGGGCGCTGGAGCTTTACGCTGGCTCGGGCCTCCTCTCCCTCCTCCTGGCCCCCAGGTTCCAGGAGGTGGTGGCGGTGGAGATCAGCAAGGAGGCGGTGCGGCGGGGGGAGCGGGACAAGGCCCGGCTTGGGGTGGAAAACGTCCGCTTCCACCGGGAGGACGCCCGGGAGGCCCGGCGCTTCGGCCGGTTTGACCTGGTGGTCCTGGACCCGCCCCGGGCAGGGCTTTCGGAGGAGGTGCGGGCCTACCTCCTCCAAAGCCGCCCCAAGGAGGTCCTCTACATCGCCTGCGACCCCGCCACCTGGGCCCGGGACGTGGGGGAGCTGGTGAGGGGAGGGTATGAACTCGCCTTCGCCCGGCCCTACGACTTCTTCCCCTTCACCCACCACGTGGAGGTCCTCTCCCTCTTACGCCTAGGGTAG
- a CDS encoding response regulator transcription factor, which produces MIRILLADDHALFRQGLKSLLEAEGDFRVVGEAKDGWEALRHALEAKPDVILMDIQMPGLDGVQATKAILQEWPGARVIILTMYRQDAYVFEAVKAGARGYLLKDTDAKELIEAIRRVHAGEVLLDAELAGRIIQDFRTRKEQSLPLHAELSEREIQILKLVAQGYTNLEIAAELQLSEKTVRNRLSEIFQKLHLNNRTQAALYAIREGLAEPGPEA; this is translated from the coding sequence GTGATCCGCATTCTGCTGGCAGACGACCACGCCCTCTTCCGCCAAGGGCTAAAGAGCCTCCTGGAGGCGGAGGGGGACTTCCGTGTGGTGGGGGAGGCCAAGGACGGCTGGGAGGCGTTGCGGCACGCCCTCGAGGCCAAGCCCGACGTGATCCTCATGGACATCCAGATGCCGGGCCTGGACGGGGTGCAGGCCACCAAGGCCATCCTCCAGGAGTGGCCCGGGGCCCGTGTCATCATCCTCACCATGTACCGCCAGGATGCCTACGTCTTTGAGGCGGTGAAGGCGGGGGCCAGGGGGTACCTCCTCAAGGACACCGACGCCAAGGAGCTCATTGAGGCCATCCGCCGGGTCCACGCCGGGGAGGTGCTTCTGGATGCCGAGCTGGCGGGGCGCATCATCCAGGACTTCCGCACCCGCAAGGAGCAGAGCCTTCCCCTCCACGCGGAGCTCTCCGAGCGGGAGATCCAGATCCTCAAGCTGGTGGCCCAGGGGTACACCAACCTGGAGATCGCCGCCGAGCTCCAGCTCTCGGAAAAGACGGTGCGGAACCGCCTCTCCGAGATCTTCCAGAAGCTCCACCTCAATAACCGCACCCAGGCCGCCCTCTACGCCATCCGGGAGGGGCTGGCCGAGCCCGGGCCGGAAGCGTAG
- a CDS encoding M20/M25/M40 family metallo-hydrolase yields the protein MDPVGLLLELAPLKGEEARGAFVAERLPGARRDGLGNVFAGEGEVLLLAHLDTVLPPRPLRAVGERLYGPGVGDNSAGVAVLLSLPEIPGVVRGFTVGEEGLGNLRGARALVAGLGPKVVVAVDGYIPGVVDRALGSVRFAVRFLGRGGHAWGDRGSPNPVFALAEALTALRARFGEEKEVSLNASALKGGEAVNAIPKEASALLEIRALEEEKLLALFQEARDLFQEAARRNRVEVALEVLGRRPAGSTATEALRRAAAEALKAIGERAAFQAGSTDASAAVERGIPALALGVYRGGGAHTEEEWVLPRSLLEGRKALLAFLKALGVG from the coding sequence GTGGACCCGGTCGGCCTCCTCCTGGAGCTGGCGCCCCTTAAGGGGGAGGAGGCCCGGGGGGCCTTCGTGGCCGAGCGCCTCCCTGGGGCCAGGCGGGACGGGCTCGGCAACGTCTTCGCCGGGGAAGGGGAGGTCCTCCTTTTGGCCCACCTGGACACCGTCCTCCCCCCGCGCCCCCTAAGGGCCGTGGGGGAGAGGCTTTACGGCCCCGGGGTGGGGGACAACTCGGCCGGGGTGGCCGTCCTCCTCTCCCTGCCGGAGATCCCCGGGGTGGTGCGGGGCTTCACCGTGGGGGAGGAGGGCCTGGGGAACCTGAGGGGGGCGAGGGCCTTGGTGGCGGGCCTGGGGCCCAAGGTGGTGGTGGCCGTGGACGGCTATATCCCCGGGGTCGTGGACCGGGCCCTGGGCTCGGTGCGCTTCGCCGTCCGCTTCTTGGGCCGTGGGGGGCACGCCTGGGGGGACCGGGGGAGTCCCAACCCGGTCTTCGCCCTGGCGGAGGCCCTCACCGCCCTGCGGGCCCGCTTTGGGGAGGAGAAGGAGGTGAGCCTCAACGCCAGCGCCCTGAAGGGGGGCGAGGCGGTGAACGCCATCCCCAAGGAGGCCTCGGCCCTCCTGGAGATCCGGGCCCTGGAGGAGGAGAAGCTCTTGGCCCTGTTCCAGGAGGCCAGGGACCTCTTCCAGGAGGCGGCCAGGCGGAACCGGGTGGAGGTGGCCCTCGAGGTCCTGGGCCGCCGGCCCGCCGGCTCCACGGCCACCGAGGCCCTGAGGCGGGCGGCGGCGGAGGCCCTTAAGGCCATTGGGGAAAGGGCGGCCTTCCAGGCGGGCTCCACCGATGCCAGCGCGGCGGTGGAGCGGGGGATCCCCGCCTTGGCCCTTGGGGTCTACCGGGGAGGCGGGGCCCACACCGAGGAGGAGTGGGTCCTGCCCAGAAGCCTCCTGGAGGGGCGCAAGGCCCTCCTGGCCTTCCTCAAGGCCCTTGGCGTAGGATAG
- a CDS encoding acyl-CoA dehydratase activase-related protein, protein MRVGLIEGFLSRRYLGFWEAYLKALGVEVVRAGAPSDLHKPYCLPVQALLAQVEALKAKGVDYLLLPDLQGGVESSKGGGQCPWLLDLEATLRRYYPGLPPTLKVPAELSERVLGRAGEVGQILTQNPMRVGRALDQTKSLLKPPPPLKTPPGSVGVAAQPYLLEDEGFRKRVEEALAQVDLLPYFPDLPPERLREEGDRLLPMDLPTDRELLGMVHYLHRLGRVKGLILVVSYACPPIPGLLKRATRRLSKPHRLLTLGEEWRLGRWGNIV, encoded by the coding sequence ATGCGCGTGGGGCTCATAGAGGGCTTTCTTTCCCGGCGGTACCTGGGCTTCTGGGAGGCCTACCTGAAGGCCCTGGGGGTGGAGGTGGTCCGGGCGGGCGCCCCTTCGGATCTCCATAAGCCCTACTGTCTCCCGGTCCAGGCCCTCTTGGCCCAGGTGGAGGCCCTGAAGGCCAAGGGGGTGGACTACCTCCTCCTCCCCGACCTCCAGGGCGGGGTGGAGTCCTCCAAGGGCGGGGGGCAGTGCCCCTGGCTTCTGGACCTGGAGGCCACCCTCCGCCGCTACTACCCGGGGCTTCCCCCCACCTTGAAGGTGCCGGCGGAGCTTTCCGAGAGGGTCCTGGGCCGGGCGGGGGAGGTGGGGCAGATCCTGACGCAAAACCCCATGCGGGTGGGCCGGGCCCTGGACCAGACCAAAAGCCTCCTCAAGCCCCCTCCTCCCCTAAAGACCCCTCCGGGGAGCGTGGGCGTGGCGGCCCAGCCCTACCTTCTGGAGGACGAAGGCTTCCGCAAGCGGGTGGAGGAGGCTTTAGCCCAGGTGGACCTCCTCCCCTACTTCCCCGACCTGCCCCCGGAGCGCCTCCGGGAGGAGGGGGACAGGCTCCTTCCCATGGACCTGCCCACGGACCGGGAGCTCCTCGGCATGGTCCACTACCTCCACCGCCTGGGGCGGGTGAAGGGCCTGATCCTGGTGGTCTCCTACGCCTGCCCGCCTATCCCCGGGCTCCTGAAGCGGGCCACCAGGAGGCTTTCCAAGCCCCACCGCCTCCTCACCCTGGGGGAGGAGTGGCGGTTAGGTCGCTGGGGTAACATCGTCTAA
- a CDS encoding ABC transporter ATP-binding protein, whose amino-acid sequence MNEDAYSKAFDRVLFARILAYVRPYRLQVALALLFLLLVTLTAAATPLFFKWAIDGALVPKEEKPLAERFALLLLVSLGFLLVRGVNFAATYGETYLIQWVGQRVLFDLRSALFAKFMRLHPSFYDKNPVGRLMTRITSDVDAINQFITGGLVGVIADLFTILGLLAFMLVLSPKLTLVVLLVVPILLWVTAWVRKGMRTAYREMRLRLARVNAALQENLSGVETIQLFVKEREREEKFDRLSRDLLKAWVEIVRWFALFFPVVGFLGDLAVAGLLYYGGGGGGRGAVTLGLLVAFVDYTRQLFQPLQDLSDKFNLFQGAMASAERIFGILDTEEELKDPENPKPITRFRGEVAFRDVWLAYTPKGVEPKEGDWVLKGVSFHIRPGEKVALVGATGAGKTSVVSLIARFYDPQRGQVLIDGVDVRDYRQEELRRHVGIVLQDPFLFSGTVLDNLRLFDPSIPEEKVVEVARFLGVHEAILRLPQGYHTLLGERGAGLSTGEKQLLALVRALLMSPDILLILDEATANVDSETEKRLQEALYRAMEGRTSILIAHRLSTIRRVDRILVFRKGRLLEEGTHEALLAKGGYYATLYRLQYAD is encoded by the coding sequence GTGAACGAGGACGCCTACAGCAAGGCCTTTGACCGGGTCCTCTTCGCCCGCATCCTGGCCTACGTCAGGCCCTACCGCCTCCAGGTGGCCCTGGCCCTCCTTTTCCTCCTCCTGGTCACCCTGACCGCCGCCGCCACCCCCCTCTTCTTCAAGTGGGCCATTGACGGGGCCCTGGTGCCCAAGGAGGAGAAGCCCCTCGCCGAGCGCTTCGCCCTCCTTCTCTTGGTGAGCCTGGGGTTTCTTTTGGTGCGGGGGGTGAACTTCGCCGCCACCTACGGGGAGACCTACCTGATCCAGTGGGTGGGCCAGAGGGTCCTCTTTGACCTAAGAAGCGCCCTCTTCGCCAAGTTCATGCGCCTCCACCCCAGCTTCTACGACAAAAACCCCGTGGGCCGCCTCATGACCCGCATCACCTCCGACGTGGACGCCATCAACCAGTTCATCACCGGGGGGCTGGTGGGGGTCATCGCCGACCTCTTCACCATCCTGGGGCTTCTGGCCTTCATGCTGGTCTTAAGCCCCAAGCTGACCCTGGTGGTCCTCCTGGTGGTCCCCATCCTCCTCTGGGTCACCGCCTGGGTGCGAAAGGGCATGCGCACCGCCTACCGGGAGATGCGCCTGAGGCTCGCCCGGGTCAACGCCGCCTTGCAGGAGAACCTCTCCGGGGTGGAGACCATCCAGCTTTTCGTCAAGGAGAGGGAAAGGGAGGAGAAGTTTGACCGCCTGAGCCGGGACCTCCTGAAGGCCTGGGTGGAGATCGTGCGTTGGTTCGCCCTCTTCTTCCCCGTGGTGGGCTTTCTGGGGGACTTGGCGGTGGCGGGCCTCCTCTACTACGGCGGGGGGGGGGGGGGGCGGGGGGCGGTGACCCTGGGCCTTCTGGTGGCCTTCGTGGACTACACCCGCCAGCTCTTCCAGCCCCTGCAGGACCTCTCCGACAAGTTCAACCTCTTCCAGGGGGCCATGGCCAGCGCCGAGCGCATCTTCGGCATCCTGGACACCGAGGAAGAGCTGAAAGACCCCGAGAACCCCAAGCCCATCACCCGCTTCCGGGGCGAGGTGGCGTTCCGGGACGTGTGGCTGGCCTACACCCCCAAGGGGGTGGAGCCCAAGGAAGGGGACTGGGTGCTGAAGGGGGTCTCCTTCCACATCCGCCCGGGGGAGAAGGTGGCCCTGGTGGGGGCTACCGGGGCGGGGAAGACCAGCGTGGTGAGCCTCATCGCCCGCTTTTACGACCCCCAGAGGGGCCAGGTCCTCATAGACGGGGTGGACGTGCGGGACTACCGCCAGGAGGAGCTGAGGCGGCACGTGGGCATCGTCCTCCAGGACCCCTTCCTCTTCTCCGGCACGGTTCTGGACAACCTGCGCCTCTTTGACCCCTCCATCCCCGAGGAGAAGGTGGTGGAGGTGGCCCGGTTCCTGGGGGTCCACGAGGCCATCCTCCGCCTGCCCCAGGGCTACCACACCCTCCTGGGGGAAAGGGGGGCGGGGCTTTCCACCGGGGAGAAGCAGCTTTTGGCCCTGGTGCGGGCCCTCCTCATGAGCCCCGACATCCTCCTCATCCTGGACGAGGCCACGGCCAACGTGGACTCGGAGACGGAGAAGCGGCTCCAGGAGGCCCTCTACAGGGCCATGGAGGGGCGGACCTCCATCCTCATCGCCCACCGCCTTTCCACCATCCGCCGGGTGGACCGGATCCTGGTCTTCCGCAAGGGGAGGCTTTTGGAGGAGGGGACCCACGAGGCCCTGCTGGCCAAGGGGGGGTACTACGCCACCCTTTACCGCCTGCAGTACGCGGACTAG